The following proteins come from a genomic window of Brachionichthys hirsutus isolate HB-005 chromosome 20, CSIRO-AGI_Bhir_v1, whole genome shotgun sequence:
- the prpf39 gene encoding pre-mRNA-processing factor 39, producing MLDTESPAMESNGDAFLPGLPVLGQAADWSMDQVAPESLTNILPEDSDASRGATGAEQQPNQQINSTDLGSVEKAVEQYQQASAPLFPEEQPPPPPPPPPPPPPAEEPAQPPAHDTDPWGSQRDNQEMCVMPEPAVQDGSQGVTEATQPAGDGMELEETSNQEMAGEAAVPAEPELPSEFDKLLKGCEDNPDDFNGWVYLLQYVEQENVLAAVRKTFDSFSLRYPYCYGYWKKYADIEKRHGHVQVAEEVYRRGLQAIPLSVDLWLHYLTFIKENSDMTDPETEGRIRAAYEHAVLAAGTDFRSDRLWESFINWETEQQKLANVTSIYDRVLGIPTQLYSQHFQRFKDHVQSNNPKHFLAEGEFIMLRLDLSKSSLAAMAGEDGATPAPVEDLPPGTEDLSDPAKRVTEIENMRHKVIEVRQEVFNHNEHEVSKRWTFEEGIKRPYFHVKALEKTQLNNWREYLDFEIENGTPERVVVLFERCLIACALYEEFWTKYAKYLEGYSTDGVRHIFKKACTIHLPKKPAIHLLWAAFEEQQGNVEEARGILMSLEAVIPGLAMVRLRRVSLERRRGNLEEAETLLREAMESSKNPVESSFYAVKLARQQMKLQRNQSKARKVLLDAIEKDSTNSKLYLNMLEMEYSGDVSQNEAEILACFDRALKSPMHLESRLLFCQRKVEFLEDFGTDINVLVATYEEQQHLQAESESTKRKAENGYDSSQEPDGKRQRVDDAASGAANALADAQANNSAYNYNWYQQYGGWGQNSWGQYNQYAQYNQYYPPPPT from the exons ATGCTGGACACTGAGTCCCCTGCCATGGAAAGCAATGGGGATGCCTTTCTGCCTGGCCTTCCCGTTCTAGGCCAAGCTGCCGATTGGTCCATGGACCAAGTTGCTCCGGAGTCGCTCACAAACATCTTGCCCGAGGACTCCGATGCGTCCCGAGGTGCTACGGGAGCAGAACAGCAACCAAACCAGCAAATTAATTCCACAGACCTGGGATCTGTGGAGAAGGCTGTCGAGCAGTATCAACAAGCCAGCGCTCCGCTCTTTCCAGAGGAGCAgccgccgcctccgccgccgccgccaccgcctccACCCCCCGCGGAGGAGCCGGCGCAGCCGCCGGCACACGACACAGATCCCTGGGGGTCTCAGCGAGACAACCAGGAAATGTGTGTTATGCCAGAGCCTGCCGTTCAAGATGGCAGCCAAG GTGTGACCGAGGCAACGCAGCCGGCGGGGGATGGCATGGAGCTGGAGGAAACATCCAACCAGGAGATGGCAGGAGAAGCGGCTGTTCCCGCAGAACCGGAGCTGCCCAGCGAGTTCGACAAACTTCTCAAAGGGTGCGAGGATAACCCCGATGACTTCAACGGTTGGGTCTACCTGTTGCAGTATGTGGAGCAAGAG AACGTCCTCGCTGCTGTTAGGAAGACATTTGATTCGTTTTCCCTACGTTATCCCTATTGCTATGGCTACTGGAAGAAGTATGCGGATATTGAGAAGAGGCATGGCCATGTACAGGTCGCAGAAGAG GTGTACAGAAGAGGCTTGCAGGCCATCCCCCTCAGTGTGGACCTGTGGCTGCACTACTTGACCTTCATCAAAGAGAACTCTGACATGACTGACCCAGAGACCGAGGGACGCATTAGAGC AGCTTACGAACACGCGGTGCTCGCAGCAGGCACAGACTTTCGCTCGGACCGTCTATGGGAGTCCTTCATCAACTGGGAGACGGAGCAACAGAAGCTGGCTAATGTCACTTCCATCTATGACCGTGTCTTGGGCATCCCCACCCAGTTGTATTCCCAACACTTCCAGAG GTTCAAAGACCATGTGCAGAGCAACAATCCCAAACATTTTTTGGCAGAGGGGGAGTTTATTATGCTGAGGCTTGACCTCTCCAAATCCAGCCTAGCTGCCATGGCGGGCGAAGACGGCGCGACGCCCGCCCCTGTAGAGGATCTGCCGCCTGGTACAGAGGACCTGTCGGACCCCGCCAAG aGAGTGACGGAGATCGAGAACATGCGGCACAAAGTGATCGAAGTTCGGCAGGAGGTGTTCAACCACAACGAACATGAAGTCAGCAAGCGCTGGACCTTCGAGGAAGGG ATAAAGAGGCCATACTTCCACGTGAAAGCCTTAGAGAAGACCCAGCTGAACAACTGGAGGGAATACCTGGACTTTGAAATTGAGAATGGGACTCCGGAGCGTGTGGTTGTGCTTTTTGAACGATGCCTCATCGCGTGCGCACTCTATGAAGAATTCTGGACCAAG TATGCAAAATATTTAGAGGGCTACAGCACCGACGGTGTGCGACACATCTTCAAGAAGGCGTGCACCATCCACCTGCCCAAGAAACCAGCCATCCACCTGCTGTGGGCAGCGTTTGAGGAGCAGCAAG GTAATGTTGAAGAGGCTCGTGGCATCCTGATGTCCCTGGAGGCTGTGATCCCAGGCCTAGCCATGGTGCGTCTTCGGCGGGTCAGTCTTGAGCGTCGTCGTGGCAACTTGGAGGAAGCTGAGACCCTCTTGAGGGAGGCCATGGAGTCGTCAAAGAATCCCGTCGAGTCGTCGTTCTACGCCGTGAAGCTGGCCAGGCAACAAATGAAGTTGCAGAGAAATCAAAGCAAGGCCAGGAAGGTGTTGCTGGATGCAATAGAAAAAGACTCG ACAAACTCCAAACTGTATCTAAACATGCTTGAGATGGAATACAGTGGAGACGTGTCGCAGAATGAGGCTGAGATCTTGGCCTGTTTCGACCGAGCCCTGAAGAGCCCGATGCACCTGGagtcccgcctcctcttctgccAGCGCAAGGTCGAGTTCTTGGAGGACTTTGGCACCGACATCAATGT GCTCGTGGCTACCTACGAGGAGCAACAACACCTGCAGGCAGAGAGTGAATCCACAAAGAGGAAAGCCGAGAACGGCTATGACAG CTCTCAAGAACCTGATGGCAAGAGACAGCGTGTGGATGACGCGGCCTCTGGTGCAGCAAATGCGCTGGCGGATGCGCAGGCCAACAACTCTGCATACAACTACAACTGGTACCAG CAATATGGCGGTTGGGGACAGAATTCCTGGGGCCAGTACAACCAATATGCCCAGTATAACCAGTACTACCCCCCTCCTCCAACATGA
- the arf6a gene encoding ADP-ribosylation factor 6a, with the protein MGKVFAKIFGSKEMRILMLGLDAAGKTTILYKLKLGQSVTTIPTVGFNVETVTYKNVKFNVWDVGGQDKIRPLWRHYYTGTQGLIFVVDCADRDRIDEARQELHRIINDREMKDTIILVFANKQDLPDSMKPHEIQEKLGLTRIRDRNWYVQPSCATSGDGLYEGLTWLTSNYKS; encoded by the coding sequence atggggAAAGTGTTCGCAAAGATTTTTGGCAGCAAGGAGATGAGAATATTGATGCTCGGACTTGACGCTGCTGGGAAAACTACCATTCTGTACAAGTTGAAGCTGGGACAGTCGGTCACCACCATCCCCACCGTGGGATTCAATGTGGAGACCGTCACCTATAAGAATGTGAAGTTCAATGTCTGGGACGTGGGCGGCCAGGACAAGATCAGGCCGCTTTGGAGACATTACTACACCGGCACCCAGGGCCTCATTTTCGTGGTGGACTGTGCCGACAGGGACAGGATCGACGAGGCGAGGCAGGAGCTCCACCGGATCATCAACGACCGGGAGATGAAGGACACCATCATCCTCGTCTTCGCCAACAAGCAAGACCTCCCGGATTCCATGAAACCCCATGAGATTCAGGAGAAGCTGGGCCTGACCCGGATCAGAGATAGGAATTGGTATGTCCAGCCCTCGTGTGCGACGTCAGGAGATGGACTATACGAGGGCCTGACCTGGCTCACCTCGAATTACAAGTCTTAA